One Fusobacterium sp. SYSU M8D902 DNA window includes the following coding sequences:
- a CDS encoding DUF4250 domain-containing protein: MKNKYLTMDINIAYSMLNMRLRDKYSSLSELCEDEDIDMEELLEGLKAKGVLYNEDSNQFTQI; encoded by the coding sequence ATGAAAAATAAATATCTAACTATGGACATAAATATAGCCTACAGTATGCTTAATATGAGATTGAGAGATAAATACTCATCTTTGAGTGAGCTATGTGAAGATGAGGATATTGATATGGAGGAGCTACTAGAGGGGTTAAAAGCTAAAGGAGTTTTATATAACGAGGACTCTAACCAATTTACTCAAATTTAA
- the ptsG gene encoding glucose-specific PTS transporter subunit IIBC, with amino-acid sequence MKVFAEVQKIGKALMTPVAILPAAGLFLAFGNKLHFTLMEQAGQVIFSNLPLLFAIGAAIGLVGGDGIAALAAVVALLIMNTTMGIMTDAAVGVANGDLSYAMVLGIPTLQTGVFGGLIAGIIAAICYKKFYKTELPAFLGFFAGKRLVPIMTAIVAFLVGLAMPTIWQPVQIGLAKLSFLANDVNTNISTLIFGIIERSLIPFGLHHIFYAPFWYQFGEYTTQAGQVVQGDQTIWFAMLKDGVHSFSSATYQGAGKFLTGKFVFMMFGLPAAALAMYHEAKPQNKKLVGGILFSAALTSFLTGITEPLEFSFLFVAPILYGIHCIFAGISFMLMNLFNVRIGMTFSGGLIDYIVFGVLPGTSGFETRWYMVIIVGLFFSVIYYFGFRFAIRKFNLKTPGRDDSTSEEAGSEAIEGDALAVGVLQALGGKENIISLDSCITRLRVEVKDSSLVVDDSLKKLGTSGVLKVGAHGVQAIFGSKAQFICNDLRKMTGI; translated from the coding sequence ATGAAAGTCTTTGCAGAAGTTCAAAAAATTGGTAAAGCTTTAATGACTCCAGTTGCTATATTACCAGCAGCAGGATTATTTTTAGCTTTTGGAAACAAACTACATTTTACACTTATGGAGCAAGCAGGTCAGGTAATTTTTAGTAACTTACCTCTTCTATTTGCCATTGGAGCAGCTATTGGTCTTGTAGGTGGAGATGGAATAGCAGCCTTAGCCGCAGTAGTGGCACTTTTAATTATGAATACTACAATGGGTATAATGACAGATGCAGCTGTTGGAGTAGCTAATGGAGATCTATCTTATGCTATGGTTTTAGGTATTCCTACTCTTCAAACAGGTGTTTTTGGTGGATTAATAGCTGGTATCATTGCAGCTATCTGTTATAAAAAATTCTATAAAACTGAATTACCAGCTTTCTTAGGATTCTTTGCTGGAAAGAGATTAGTTCCTATTATGACAGCTATTGTAGCTTTCTTAGTTGGATTAGCTATGCCTACTATTTGGCAACCTGTTCAAATAGGATTAGCAAAACTATCTTTCTTAGCTAATGATGTTAATACTAACATCTCTACTCTAATATTTGGTATCATAGAGAGATCTCTAATCCCATTCGGATTACACCACATCTTCTATGCACCTTTCTGGTATCAATTTGGAGAGTATACAACTCAAGCTGGACAAGTGGTACAAGGTGACCAAACTATATGGTTTGCTATGTTAAAAGATGGAGTTCATTCATTCTCATCAGCAACTTATCAAGGTGCAGGTAAATTCTTAACAGGTAAATTTGTATTTATGATGTTTGGATTACCAGCTGCTGCTTTAGCTATGTATCACGAAGCTAAGCCTCAAAATAAAAAGTTAGTAGGAGGAATTCTATTCTCTGCTGCACTAACATCTTTCCTAACAGGAATTACTGAGCCATTAGAGTTCTCATTCCTATTTGTTGCACCTATATTATATGGAATACACTGTATCTTTGCAGGTATCTCATTTATGTTAATGAATCTATTCAATGTTAGAATAGGTATGACATTCTCTGGAGGATTAATTGACTATATCGTATTTGGAGTTTTACCAGGAACTAGTGGATTTGAAACAAGATGGTATATGGTTATCATAGTTGGACTTTTCTTCTCTGTAATCTATTACTTTGGATTCAGATTTGCTATAAGAAAATTCAACCTTAAAACTCCTGGAAGAGATGATAGTACTTCTGAAGAGGCAGGTTCTGAAGCTATCGAAGGTGATGCTTTAGCTGTTGGTGTTTTACAAGCACTTGGTGGAAAAGAAAATATAATCTCTCTAGATTCTTGTATCACAAGATTAAGAGTTGAAGTTAAAGACAGTAGTCTTGTAGTTGATGATTCTCTTAAAAAATTAGGAACATCTGGAGTTTTAAAAGTTGGAGCTCATGGAGTTCAAGCTATATTTGGTTCAAAAGCACAAT
- a CDS encoding BatD family protein, with product MKKLIIYLFLMLPFLSFSEVILESSNTKPAINEPFNIRVIFLNEDKKDYNIEGVENLQILSKSTSSKTSIINGKKTQEKMDIYTVMSNDIKSFPLKVSVSGGKAESNPLNIEVQKEVQESINGDMSFQPSIKSGDSFYFGQKIVYEENFLTTVSINSIGYSKKPQFNDFSEKDMSPIALNGNYEQSYFRSSSGREGLKINTYRGILQANSSGEKKISSGQVAVTQSTGRRDFFFEESTPPKYFGGKQLNINILPLPQNKPTNFQNIVGKPTLDYTWSSDNIDVGDSILLTVKISGDANLDSLEKIIPKEFRDFNVFESLKNKFETINNGNYYAEKTFEVALIPKQVGEIDTPEIKIPYFDTTVKAYKYLTIPSKKIKVNKNGNIIPSNSEKNFTSPTPINNQVENKIENVVINSVGNEKISQHKNYNYLIIGLIAIIIIQGATIIYLLFRKNGNSSSENLGNLAKCKDDKEFYNAYCDFMKSRYNFSPKVHLEDRLVKLGFSPDFIEINRELEQAYYNNTPIDRKEILKRIKKELKNEK from the coding sequence ATGAAAAAATTAATTATCTATCTTTTTCTTATGTTACCTTTCCTATCTTTTTCAGAGGTGATTCTTGAAAGTTCCAATACTAAACCAGCAATAAACGAACCTTTTAATATAAGAGTCATCTTTTTAAATGAAGATAAGAAAGATTATAACATTGAAGGAGTTGAAAACTTACAAATTCTTTCTAAGAGTACAAGTTCAAAAACTTCTATTATAAATGGTAAGAAAACACAGGAGAAAATGGATATCTATACAGTGATGTCCAACGATATTAAAAGTTTTCCTCTAAAAGTAAGTGTTTCAGGGGGAAAGGCAGAGTCTAATCCCTTGAATATTGAGGTACAAAAAGAGGTGCAAGAGAGTATAAATGGGGATATGAGTTTTCAACCCTCAATTAAAAGTGGAGATTCATTCTACTTTGGTCAAAAGATTGTCTATGAAGAAAACTTTCTTACAACAGTTAGTATTAACTCAATTGGATATAGTAAGAAACCTCAATTTAATGATTTTTCTGAAAAGGATATGAGCCCTATTGCTCTAAATGGAAATTATGAACAGAGCTATTTCAGATCTTCTTCTGGTAGAGAGGGGTTGAAGATAAACACATATAGAGGTATCTTACAAGCTAACTCATCTGGAGAGAAAAAAATCAGCTCTGGACAGGTGGCAGTTACACAGAGTACAGGTAGAAGAGATTTCTTCTTTGAGGAATCAACTCCCCCTAAATATTTTGGTGGGAAACAACTAAATATAAATATACTTCCTCTTCCACAAAATAAACCTACAAACTTTCAAAACATTGTAGGAAAACCTACTCTTGATTACACTTGGAGTAGTGACAATATAGATGTTGGTGATTCTATACTTCTCACTGTTAAAATAAGTGGAGATGCCAATTTAGACTCATTGGAAAAAATTATTCCAAAAGAGTTTAGAGATTTTAATGTATTTGAAAGTTTAAAAAATAAATTTGAAACTATTAACAATGGAAATTACTATGCTGAAAAAACTTTTGAAGTGGCACTTATTCCTAAACAGGTTGGAGAGATAGATACTCCAGAAATAAAAATTCCATACTTTGATACTACTGTAAAAGCTTATAAATACCTAACTATTCCTAGTAAAAAGATTAAAGTAAATAAAAATGGAAATATTATTCCTAGCAACAGTGAAAAAAATTTCACTTCACCTACACCTATAAATAACCAAGTGGAAAATAAAATAGAAAATGTAGTTATCAATAGTGTTGGAAATGAAAAAATTTCTCAACATAAAAATTATAATTATTTAATTATAGGACTTATAGCTATTATTATAATTCAAGGTGCTACTATAATCTATCTTTTATTTAGAAAAAATGGTAATAGTTCCTCTGAAAATCTTGGTAATCTTGCTAAATGCAAAGATGATAAGGAGTTTTATAATGCCTATTGCGATTTTATGAAGAGTAGATATAACTTTAGCCCTAAGGTGCATCTTGAGGATAGACTTGTAAAATTGGGATTCTCTCCTGATTTTATTGAGATCAATAGAGAGCTAGAACAAGCTTATTATAACAATACACCTATTGATAGAAAAGAGATTTTAAAAAGAATTAAAAAGGAGTTGAAAAATGAAAAATAA
- a CDS encoding VWA domain-containing protein: protein MQFGNLNNLVYILIPSLLLLIMISGMKKRIEILRFLKLRIKRRISTLKIFLIVSGAVLVVIALLSPQKEIADKEIEVKGMNIYALIDTSKSMLTEDVYPNRLEASKRVLKNLIQSLKGDRIGFIPFSDSAYIQMPLTDDYSITENYINALDSSLISGGGTQLYQALTLAEKSFSEIGSENKTVIILSDGGDFDKKSLEFAKNNKINVYSIGIGTQAGNVIPNYVNGAKRGFIKDDKGSAVISKLNSSFLQQIADDNGGKYYEVNNFVDNSKNFVQDSANLERKSQRNEKSKVYEKYFQYPLFLGILLILLGYLLREVIKDEE from the coding sequence ATGCAATTTGGTAATTTAAACAACTTAGTATATATATTAATTCCCTCTCTTCTCCTCTTGATTATGATTTCAGGTATGAAAAAACGGATTGAGATTTTAAGATTTTTAAAATTGAGAATAAAGAGAAGAATCTCTACATTAAAGATATTTTTAATAGTTTCTGGAGCTGTATTGGTAGTCATTGCCCTATTATCTCCTCAAAAAGAGATTGCAGATAAAGAGATAGAGGTAAAAGGAATGAATATATATGCTCTTATTGATACTTCTAAATCAATGCTTACAGAAGATGTCTACCCAAATAGATTGGAAGCTAGTAAGAGAGTTTTAAAAAATCTGATACAATCTCTAAAAGGAGATAGAATTGGATTTATTCCCTTTTCAGATAGTGCATATATACAGATGCCACTTACTGATGATTACTCCATAACAGAAAACTATATAAATGCCTTGGACTCTTCTCTCATCTCTGGTGGTGGAACACAGCTATATCAAGCCTTAACCCTTGCTGAAAAATCTTTTTCAGAGATAGGAAGTGAGAATAAAACTGTAATTATTCTATCAGATGGTGGAGATTTTGATAAAAAATCCTTGGAGTTTGCTAAGAATAACAAGATTAATGTATACTCTATTGGAATTGGTACCCAAGCTGGAAATGTCATACCAAACTATGTGAATGGAGCTAAGAGAGGATTTATTAAAGATGATAAAGGTTCAGCTGTTATCAGTAAACTTAATTCAAGTTTTTTACAGCAGATAGCAGATGACAATGGTGGAAAATACTATGAGGTGAATAATTTTGTAGATAATTCTAAAAACTTTGTCCAAGATAGTGCTAATTTAGAGAGAAAAAGTCAGAGAAATGAGAAGAGTAAAGTCTATGAAAAGTATTTTCAATATCCACTTTTTTTAGGTATTCTACTCATACTCTTAGGTTATCTACTTAGAGAGGTGATAAAAGATGAGGAGTAA
- a CDS encoding helix-turn-helix domain-containing protein, with translation MKDNQELELFRFKIIEPFLKKKKKLKEIENEENISYATLKRWVNAYKKNGIIGLEKKAREDKNSFRNIDERDLDRIKEVCRSSDETNITLLYDKCKEMFNENFTISYATFYRIVNNIDEFFNKTTNKYLEQIKKENQCYLVFDIPLYILVDSLFSSKKIVPRLLIMLDTASLQPVNFAIDMYSANFYSLLGFIREGILKASLKSGKFILPKEILVASKNINNKKILKEIYNRLGVKISEHYTENIEVHKFIEFIKKDIEEFYRKHNYELSFLELAEFLSIYIYLERKEYAFSINYNTVNRLKYIRELDIFLQLISRKVNDSKVRVKNFQYISSDFKELNGKDVSIKFSPINPNVIYLFLQNTYLGLANISTLFLKED, from the coding sequence GTGAAAGATAATCAAGAATTAGAACTATTTCGTTTCAAAATAATTGAGCCTTTTTTAAAAAAGAAAAAGAAATTAAAAGAGATAGAGAATGAGGAGAATATATCCTATGCCACTCTAAAAAGATGGGTTAATGCCTATAAAAAAAATGGAATAATTGGTTTAGAGAAAAAAGCTAGAGAGGATAAAAACTCTTTTAGAAATATAGATGAGAGAGATTTAGATAGGATTAAAGAGGTGTGTAGAAGTTCTGACGAGACTAATATAACACTGTTGTATGATAAATGTAAAGAGATGTTTAATGAGAATTTTACAATAAGCTATGCCACATTTTATAGAATAGTTAACAATATAGATGAGTTTTTCAACAAGACAACAAATAAGTATTTAGAGCAGATAAAAAAGGAGAATCAATGTTACTTAGTTTTTGATATTCCTCTGTATATACTTGTTGATAGTCTATTTTCAAGTAAAAAGATTGTTCCTAGATTGTTGATAATGCTGGACACAGCGTCTTTACAACCAGTTAACTTTGCTATTGATATGTATTCAGCAAACTTCTATTCACTATTGGGCTTTATAAGAGAGGGAATTTTAAAAGCTTCATTAAAAAGTGGAAAATTTATTCTGCCTAAGGAGATACTAGTAGCTTCAAAAAATATCAACAATAAAAAAATATTGAAAGAGATATATAATAGATTGGGTGTAAAGATAAGTGAACATTACACTGAAAATATAGAGGTACATAAGTTTATTGAGTTTATAAAAAAGGATATTGAGGAATTTTATAGAAAACACAATTATGAACTGTCATTTTTGGAGTTGGCAGAGTTTTTGAGCATATATATATATTTGGAGAGAAAAGAGTATGCTTTCAGTATAAATTATAATACAGTGAATAGATTGAAATATATAAGAGAGTTGGATATATTTTTACAGCTTATTTCGAGAAAGGTAAATGATTCAAAGGTTAGGGTGAAAAATTTTCAATACATATCTTCTGATTTTAAGGAATTAAATGGAAAAGATGTATCAATAAAATTTTCACCAATCAATCCCAATGTTATCTATCTATTCCTACAAAATACATATTTAGGATTAGCTAATATCAGTACACTGTTTTTAAAAGAGGATTAA